A DNA window from Nitrospirota bacterium contains the following coding sequences:
- a CDS encoding leucine--tRNA ligase, producing MEERYDPKNIESRRQEHWVKEDLFAVREDDDLPKFYCLEMFPYPSGRIHMGHVRNYAIGDVITRYKRMRGFNVLHPMGWDSFGLPAENAAIKHGVHPAKWTFENIDYMRAQLKKIGLSYDWQREVTTCKPEYYRWNQWFFLKMLERGLAYKKTSAVNWCPSCETVLANEQVIDEKCWRCDSVVIQKELEQWFFKITSYAEELLKDADTLTGWPEKVVTMQRNWIGRSEGVEVDFKIAGMDRKIRIFTTRQDTLYGATFMSIAKKHPLVTELVKDEETLKAIASLSDDPEKKEGVFTGHYAENPLTGDKIPIWAANFVLMEYGTGAVMAVPAHDQRDFDFATKYDLPIKEVIIPQKTEDRRQKTDKAFEDDGVLINSAQFSGLSSKEAREKIADHIEQKGFGKKVVNYKLRDWGISRQRYWGTPIPIIYCDTCGAVPVPESELPVVLPQDVVFKGKGASPLSESKDFINTKCSRCGKDARRETDTMDTFVDSSWYFIAYCLGGNEKIDLNSALGNQQSALSYWMPVDQYIGGIEHAVLHLLYSRFFTKVIRDIGLIKVDEPFTSLLTQGMVIKDGAKMSKSKGNVVDPDFLINKYGADTVRVFCMFAAPPERDLEWSDQGVDGASRFLNRIWGIVYKNSAEVQKSKSAKGENVLPVLNSGASALLRKTHQTIKRVTNSIERDYHFNTAIAALMELINEITAFSPLSKEDHGVLKFSIEQMLLLLSPFAPHITEELWEQAGGKKSIQKEPWPVWDEEIVKEEEVELVIQVNGKVRGKILIPAGLDDDAVKEKAFSAPKVQEYIKGKTLKKVVVVKGKLVNIVV from the coding sequence TTGGAAGAAAGATATGACCCTAAAAACATAGAAAGCAGGCGGCAGGAACACTGGGTGAAAGAGGACCTGTTTGCTGTCAGGGAAGATGATGATCTCCCGAAGTTCTACTGCCTTGAGATGTTTCCGTACCCCTCCGGCAGGATCCACATGGGGCACGTGAGAAATTACGCCATCGGGGACGTCATCACCAGGTACAAGAGGATGCGCGGATTCAACGTGCTTCACCCGATGGGCTGGGATTCATTCGGCCTGCCCGCAGAGAACGCCGCAATAAAACACGGGGTGCATCCCGCGAAATGGACCTTTGAAAATATTGACTACATGAGGGCGCAGTTAAAGAAGATAGGCCTGAGCTATGACTGGCAGAGGGAAGTCACAACCTGCAAGCCTGAGTATTACAGATGGAACCAGTGGTTCTTCCTCAAAATGCTTGAACGGGGGCTCGCCTATAAAAAAACTTCCGCTGTCAACTGGTGTCCTTCGTGCGAGACAGTCCTTGCAAATGAGCAGGTCATAGATGAAAAGTGCTGGCGCTGCGACAGCGTTGTGATACAGAAGGAGCTTGAGCAGTGGTTTTTTAAGATCACAAGTTATGCCGAGGAGCTCCTGAAAGACGCGGACACTCTCACGGGCTGGCCTGAGAAGGTCGTAACCATGCAGCGCAACTGGATCGGGCGAAGCGAGGGAGTTGAGGTTGATTTTAAGATCGCGGGCATGGACAGGAAGATCAGGATCTTCACCACGAGACAGGATACGCTTTATGGCGCGACGTTCATGAGCATTGCAAAGAAGCATCCGCTGGTAACCGAGCTGGTAAAAGATGAAGAGACGTTGAAGGCGATAGCCTCTCTCTCAGACGACCCTGAGAAAAAGGAGGGCGTCTTCACAGGTCATTACGCGGAGAATCCGCTGACCGGGGATAAGATACCGATCTGGGCTGCCAATTTCGTTCTTATGGAATACGGCACAGGCGCAGTCATGGCAGTGCCAGCGCATGACCAGCGGGATTTTGATTTTGCGACGAAATATGATTTACCAATAAAAGAGGTAATAATACCTCAGAAGACAGAGGACAGAAGACAGAAGACAGACAAGGCCTTTGAAGACGATGGCGTTCTTATCAACTCCGCACAATTCTCCGGACTGTCAAGCAAAGAAGCGAGAGAGAAGATTGCCGATCATATCGAACAAAAGGGCTTCGGTAAGAAGGTTGTCAATTACAAGCTGAGGGACTGGGGCATTTCCCGTCAGAGGTATTGGGGGACACCGATCCCGATAATCTATTGCGACACTTGCGGCGCTGTGCCGGTGCCTGAAAGCGAATTGCCGGTGGTGCTTCCACAGGATGTTGTGTTTAAAGGCAAGGGCGCGTCTCCGCTGTCTGAGTCGAAGGATTTTATAAACACAAAATGTTCCCGGTGCGGAAAAGACGCGCGGAGAGAGACGGACACGATGGACACCTTCGTGGATTCATCGTGGTATTTTATCGCGTACTGTCTTGGAGGGAATGAGAAGATCGATTTAAATTCAGCCCTCGGCAATCAGCAATCAGCCCTCTCTTACTGGATGCCGGTTGATCAGTACATCGGAGGGATTGAACACGCGGTCCTTCATCTGCTTTATTCACGCTTTTTCACAAAGGTCATAAGGGATATCGGCCTCATAAAAGTCGATGAACCCTTTACCAGCCTCCTGACGCAGGGGATGGTAATCAAGGACGGCGCAAAGATGTCCAAGTCAAAGGGCAATGTCGTAGACCCGGATTTTCTGATCAACAAATACGGCGCTGACACCGTGAGGGTCTTCTGCATGTTCGCGGCCCCGCCTGAGAGGGACCTCGAATGGTCGGACCAGGGAGTGGATGGGGCGTCCAGGTTTTTGAACAGGATATGGGGGATTGTTTATAAAAATAGTGCAGAAGTGCAAAAGAGCAAAAGTGCAAAAGGAGAAAACGTTCTCCCTGTTTTGAACTCCGGGGCTTCCGCACTTTTACGAAAAACACATCAGACCATCAAGAGGGTCACAAACAGCATTGAACGCGATTATCATTTTAATACTGCTATCGCGGCGCTGATGGAGCTTATTAATGAGATCACTGCATTTAGTCCGCTGAGCAAAGAGGACCATGGTGTTTTGAAGTTCAGTATTGAGCAGATGCTACTGCTCCTGTCTCCTTTTGCCCCGCATATTACAGAAGAGCTCTGGGAGCAGGCCGGCGGCAAGAAGAGCATCCAGAAAGAACCCTGGCCTGTGTGGGACGAGGAGATCGTAAAGGAAGAAGAGGTCGAGCTTGTGATACAGGTAAACGGAAAGGTGAGGGGCAAGATCCTGATACCTGCGGGGCTTGATGATGACGCTGTTAAGGAAAAGGCCTTCTCAGCTCCGAAGGTCCAGGAATATATTAAGGGTAAGACGTTGAAAAAAGTTGTGGTCGTCAAAGGCAAGCTTGTCAATATAGTGGTTTAA
- a CDS encoding cation transporter has product MRMIRAMIIICCLFVPVAYAHAEEQNIVMEVEGLNCEVCPLIVKESLSKIHGVKDVIMSPEEEKIVLIADESVADRTLINTLGKAGPYNVRSIKRCDYQR; this is encoded by the coding sequence ATGAGAATGATTCGAGCGATGATAATTATTTGTTGTCTGTTCGTACCGGTTGCTTATGCTCATGCAGAGGAACAGAATATAGTAATGGAAGTCGAGGGGTTAAACTGCGAGGTCTGTCCGTTAATTGTAAAAGAGTCCCTGTCAAAAATACACGGAGTAAAGGATGTCATTATGTCCCCTGAAGAAGAAAAAATAGTCCTTATTGCCGATGAGTCCGTTGCAGATAGGACGTTAATTAATACCTTGGGAAAAGCAGGGCCTTACAATGTCAGGTCCATTAAACGCTGTGACTATCAGAGGTGA
- a CDS encoding sulfite exporter TauE/SafE family protein — MSEELLILLTAAASIAFFHTLLGPDHYIPFIAMSRSGKWSLRKTTWVTVLCGVGHVLSSVVLGILGIMFGLAVSKLQILESSRGNIATWALIAFGLIYFVWGMRRAMRHKSHEHFHMHEGDVDHVHHHNHTTEHMHVHEAKSKKNMTPWVLFIIFILGPCEPLIPMLMYPAAKSSTSALLLVTGVFGSITVLTMLGIVLVSYYGINIIPSEKLEKYTHAIAGAIISVCGASILLFGL, encoded by the coding sequence ATGTCAGAGGAATTATTGATCCTTTTAACTGCCGCGGCTTCAATCGCTTTTTTTCATACGCTTTTAGGCCCCGACCATTATATCCCGTTCATTGCTATGTCGCGTTCGGGTAAATGGTCACTGCGCAAGACAACCTGGGTCACTGTTCTGTGCGGTGTCGGCCATGTATTAAGCTCTGTTGTCTTGGGTATCCTGGGCATAATGTTCGGCCTGGCCGTATCAAAACTGCAAATCCTCGAATCGTCACGCGGCAATATAGCAACGTGGGCGCTCATCGCGTTCGGTTTAATATATTTCGTGTGGGGGATGCGGAGGGCGATGAGGCATAAATCCCATGAACACTTCCATATGCATGAAGGCGATGTTGATCATGTTCATCATCATAACCACACAACTGAACATATGCACGTCCATGAAGCAAAGTCCAAAAAAAACATGACACCCTGGGTGCTCTTTATAATTTTCATCCTCGGCCCCTGCGAGCCGTTGATACCGATGCTCATGTACCCGGCTGCAAAAAGCAGCACCTCAGCTTTATTGCTTGTCACCGGGGTATTCGGTTCAATAACGGTGCTTACCATGCTCGGGATAGTGCTGGTCTCATATTACGGAATAAACATCATCCCGTCTGAAAAACTGGAAAAATATACTCACGCAATAGCCGGGGCAATAATAAGTGTCTGCGGAGCGTCGATTCTGCTCTTCGGATTATAG
- a CDS encoding phosphotransferase, with protein sequence MNKTINIFMLAAGLGERLRPITDHIPKPLLPVLGKPVLQYILERVSVLPVNKIGINLHHKKEMIEEWISKHFLSRGGFETRPYVLFPEEQILGTGGALKNAEGFLNEGTFLVHNSDILSDISLERLLDHHRSSKDLVTLAVHDCPEFNNVVVNENGFLMGVGKIPPPRPPLNKEGDKRTAFTGIAVYEPEFLQFLPPGASSVVESWLKAVNAGHKIGTFDVSSDRYKPRHYWSDIGTPAAYASTVFNLLKAEGETMYVHPSVKGCGSVETQGYVVIEEGYVFDKDVSLRNCILLPDGSGGGIESELIENCIIGPDLRIDLIEPEVLAASFEDGKKIIGSGGSDRKYYRIKRGKKSSVLMQCKRDDPDFNRQMEYSRFFLKYLIPVPELLEVDTDEKHAVFEDAGDTSLYNWLKCPREEPEIEKIYMKVIDVLANLHTTATDYVADCRLLKNRIFDYEYFRWEVDYFLERFVDGIKNIQTGDIPEFEEDLNSLAFKADSFPKTIIHRDFQSQNIMVLQNGDLRIIDYQGARMGPSAYDVASLLWDPYYRLEDNLRERLVAYYISKIEDKFDADYFRETLLICRLQRHMQALGAYGFLFSVKGKKYFLKYVPEGLRLLKEDVSLLKDEYPRLYELIMRL encoded by the coding sequence ATGAACAAGACAATCAACATATTCATGCTTGCTGCCGGGCTTGGTGAAAGACTCCGGCCTATCACAGATCATATTCCCAAGCCGCTGCTGCCGGTCCTGGGCAAACCGGTCCTTCAATACATTCTTGAAAGGGTTTCAGTATTGCCTGTAAATAAGATCGGGATAAACCTTCATCATAAGAAAGAGATGATCGAGGAGTGGATCAGCAAACATTTCCTCAGTAGGGGCGGGTTTGAAACCCGCCCCTACGTTCTCTTCCCGGAAGAACAAATTCTCGGCACTGGCGGGGCATTAAAAAATGCAGAGGGATTTTTAAATGAAGGGACATTCTTGGTGCACAATTCGGACATACTCTCTGATATAAGTCTCGAAAGGCTGCTTGACCATCATCGCTCCTCAAAAGATCTTGTGACGCTTGCTGTCCATGATTGTCCTGAATTTAATAATGTTGTAGTTAATGAAAACGGGTTTTTGATGGGTGTTGGGAAAATACCCCCCCCACGCCCCCCCTTAAATAAAGAGGGGGATAAAAGAACAGCCTTCACTGGAATTGCCGTCTATGAACCTGAGTTCCTGCAATTCCTTCCTCCCGGCGCATCGAGTGTTGTGGAGTCATGGTTGAAAGCCGTAAATGCCGGACATAAGATAGGGACTTTTGATGTAAGCAGCGACCGGTATAAACCCCGCCACTACTGGAGCGATATAGGAACTCCTGCCGCATATGCCTCTACAGTTTTTAATTTATTGAAGGCTGAAGGAGAAACGATGTATGTTCACCCGTCAGTAAAAGGCTGCGGAAGTGTTGAAACGCAGGGGTATGTTGTGATAGAAGAGGGATATGTATTTGATAAAGACGTTTCATTGAGGAATTGTATCCTGCTGCCGGATGGCAGTGGAGGGGGAATTGAAAGTGAGTTAATTGAAAACTGCATCATCGGCCCTGATCTCAGGATTGACCTCATTGAACCTGAAGTCCTCGCGGCGTCATTTGAAGACGGCAAAAAGATAATCGGCTCAGGCGGCTCTGACAGGAAATACTACAGGATCAAAAGGGGCAAGAAGTCCTCAGTGCTGATGCAGTGTAAAAGGGACGACCCTGATTTTAACCGGCAGATGGAATACTCGCGGTTCTTTCTGAAATATCTCATCCCCGTCCCTGAATTGCTGGAAGTAGATACCGACGAAAAACATGCCGTATTTGAAGACGCCGGAGATACCTCTCTCTATAATTGGTTGAAATGCCCCCGTGAAGAACCAGAGATAGAAAAAATATACATGAAGGTAATTGATGTACTGGCGAACCTTCACACTACCGCAACCGATTATGTAGCGGATTGCCGGCTTCTTAAAAACAGGATCTTCGATTATGAATATTTCCGCTGGGAGGTGGATTATTTTCTCGAAAGATTTGTCGATGGAATTAAAAATATACAGACCGGTGACATCCCTGAATTTGAAGAAGACTTAAACAGCCTTGCGTTTAAGGCGGACTCTTTCCCCAAGACAATAATTCACAGGGACTTTCAGTCGCAGAATATCATGGTCCTGCAAAACGGTGACTTGCGGATAATTGATTATCAGGGAGCGAGGATGGGACCTTCAGCCTATGACGTGGCCTCACTGCTCTGGGACCCGTACTACCGCCTCGAAGACAATCTGAGGGAGCGGCTTGTGGCTTATTACATAAGTAAGATCGAGGACAAGTTTGACGCTGACTATTTCAGGGAGACGCTGCTTATATGCAGGCTCCAAAGGCATATGCAGGCGCTTGGCGCATACGGCTTTCTTTTCTCAGTGAAAGGGAAAAAATATTTCCTGAAATACGTGCCGGAGGGATTGAGGCTGCTGAAAGAGGATGTGTCGCTTTTAAAAGATGAGTATCCGAGACTGTATGAGTTGATTATGAGATTGTAA
- a CDS encoding DUF1343 domain-containing protein, with protein MQNGLDIFEKNWPAKLKGARVGLVVHPASVSRRLEHAVDCFIKSRKFEVKALFGPQHGIRGETQDNMIEWKGFRDKKTGLSVYSLYSYTRRPEPSMLKDIDVLAIDMQDVGSRYYTFIWTMELCMQACDEMNKSVVILDRPNPLGGAVTEGPVLDTAYSSFVGQRPIPVRHGMTICEIGNYLKNEFYPSLSFHIVPMKGWSRKMYFDETGLPWVMPSPNMPTPDTAIVYPGMCLLEATNLSEGRGTTRPFEIFGAPFIDPEQLVNHLGKFKLQGVIFRPVYFQPTFQKHSGKLCGGAQIHVINRKRFKPFKTGVAVIKAIHDLYPEHFEWKQPPYEYEAEKMPVDVLAGTDRLRKDIENAKPLERMEAWWTEQCMEFNKKVRRSFLIY; from the coding sequence ATGCAAAACGGATTAGACATATTTGAGAAAAACTGGCCCGCGAAATTAAAAGGCGCGCGGGTGGGACTTGTTGTGCATCCCGCATCTGTGAGCAGGAGGCTGGAACACGCGGTGGACTGTTTTATCAAGAGCAGAAAGTTTGAAGTGAAGGCGCTCTTCGGCCCACAGCACGGAATCCGCGGAGAAACGCAGGACAATATGATCGAATGGAAAGGGTTCAGGGACAAAAAGACAGGACTGTCCGTATACAGCCTCTACAGTTATACCAGAAGACCGGAGCCTTCAATGTTGAAAGACATTGATGTGCTGGCAATTGATATGCAGGATGTCGGATCGCGGTATTACACGTTCATATGGACAATGGAGCTATGTATGCAGGCATGTGATGAGATGAATAAATCCGTTGTCATCCTCGACAGGCCGAATCCTCTTGGCGGCGCTGTTACAGAAGGGCCGGTGCTTGATACGGCTTATTCATCTTTTGTCGGACAGCGTCCGATTCCTGTCCGTCACGGCATGACGATATGTGAGATAGGAAACTACTTGAAAAATGAATTCTACCCCTCACTGAGTTTTCACATTGTCCCCATGAAAGGCTGGAGCCGGAAGATGTATTTCGACGAGACAGGCCTTCCGTGGGTCATGCCTTCTCCCAATATGCCGACACCTGATACGGCAATTGTGTATCCCGGCATGTGCCTTCTTGAAGCCACTAATTTAAGCGAGGGGCGCGGCACAACAAGGCCGTTTGAAATTTTCGGGGCCCCGTTCATAGACCCTGAGCAGCTTGTTAATCATCTTGGAAAATTCAAACTCCAGGGTGTCATCTTCAGGCCGGTGTATTTCCAGCCGACTTTCCAGAAGCATTCCGGCAAGCTCTGCGGAGGAGCGCAGATTCACGTTATAAACAGAAAGAGATTTAAACCATTCAAAACAGGCGTTGCGGTTATCAAGGCGATACATGACCTTTATCCTGAACACTTTGAATGGAAACAGCCTCCGTATGAATATGAGGCGGAGAAGATGCCGGTTGATGTCCTCGCGGGCACGGACAGGCTCAGGAAGGATATCGAAAACGCTAAACCGCTTGAGCGGATGGAAGCTTGGTGGACTGAACAGTGCATGGAGTTTAATAAAAAAGTACGAAGGAGTTTTTTGATTTACTAA
- the hemW gene encoding radical SAM family heme chaperone HemW produces MLKLRMTSLYVHIPFCLKKCIYCDFVSGIYDPRKADAYIDALNKEIHNIPEKTHLSTLFIGGGTPTTLSKNTLTKLIRHIFSHCSFTENYEATIEANPGTVDKEKLQAIRSAGINRISIGIQSFNDDELALLGRIHTSEEAVHAVRLARDAGFENIGIDLIYGIPGQDIGSWKKTLEKAAMLKPEHISTYELTVEKGTLLYEYLMFHPLPNPLPSRERALKKTRSQSPPSPRGRGIGGGGNKFTMPEEDKIIEMYEHTIDYLASEGYGHYEISNFAMPGFQCRHNLNYWDRGEYYGAGLGAHSFVDGNRFYNTGDLEEYLKAISENKSPVKETEHITEDTALSEAIFLGLRKTGGINIESFSKRYKINILSRYQNEIAALQEAGLIEIVSSGCSYETNLRLTRKGTPLSNEVFLKFV; encoded by the coding sequence GTGCTAAAATTACGCATGACAAGCCTCTATGTCCACATCCCCTTTTGCCTGAAAAAATGCATATACTGCGATTTTGTGTCGGGTATTTATGATCCCCGGAAGGCGGACGCTTACATCGATGCGCTGAACAAAGAGATCCACAATATCCCTGAGAAAACGCATCTCTCGACCCTCTTCATTGGAGGCGGCACGCCGACAACGCTTTCTAAGAACACGTTAACAAAGCTGATCCGCCATATCTTCTCCCATTGCAGCTTCACAGAAAACTACGAAGCCACAATCGAGGCAAATCCCGGCACAGTGGATAAAGAAAAATTACAGGCGATACGTTCTGCCGGGATAAACAGGATCAGCATCGGCATTCAATCCTTTAATGATGATGAGCTTGCGCTGCTCGGCAGGATACATACCTCTGAAGAAGCCGTGCACGCAGTCCGTCTTGCAAGGGACGCGGGTTTTGAAAATATCGGGATCGATCTCATATACGGTATTCCCGGACAGGATATCGGAAGCTGGAAGAAAACACTTGAGAAAGCAGCGATGCTAAAGCCGGAGCATATTTCCACATATGAGCTGACAGTGGAGAAAGGGACGTTGTTATATGAATATCTGATGTTTCACCCTCTCCCTAACCCTCTCCCGTCAAGGGAGAGGGCATTAAAAAAAACCCGCTCACAAAGTCCCCCCTCCCCGCGCGGGAGGGGGATAGGGGGAGGGGGAAATAAGTTTACCATGCCAGAAGAAGACAAAATCATCGAGATGTATGAACACACTATCGATTATCTGGCATCCGAAGGCTATGGCCATTACGAGATATCAAATTTCGCGATGCCAGGTTTTCAATGCAGGCACAATCTGAATTACTGGGACAGGGGCGAATATTACGGGGCCGGACTGGGCGCGCATTCTTTTGTAGATGGGAACCGTTTCTATAACACCGGCGATCTTGAAGAATACCTGAAGGCCATTTCAGAAAATAAAAGTCCTGTTAAAGAGACAGAGCATATCACGGAAGACACGGCCTTGTCAGAGGCCATCTTTCTTGGATTGAGGAAAACCGGAGGGATAAACATAGAGTCTTTTTCAAAACGTTACAAAATAAATATCTTGAGCCGTTATCAAAATGAAATAGCAGCGCTGCAGGAAGCGGGGTTGATTGAAATTGTCAGTTCCGGCTGTTCATATGAAACGAACCTGAGGCTTACGAGAAAAGGGACCCCCCTGTCTAATGAGGTATTTCTAAAATTTGTATAA
- a CDS encoding radical SAM protein, with the protein MIDKFEPKWIAWEITRRCNLRCVHCRSSSEMEAKGHPDFSTEEAYRVIDDIASYAKPVMVLSGGEPLLRKDVFDIAKYGTSKDLRMCMATNGSLVTEEVCEGMKASGIKMVSLSLDGSTAEVHDNFRNQNGAFAGVMKATELFNKHGIKFLINSSFTKRNQQEIPKVFKLAKKLGATAWYMFMIVPTGRGEDIMNELISKEDYEELLEWHYQMEKNEKDILVRPTCAPHYYRVVLQKQKEEGEKMERRTLKFSTGGSKGCLAGQLICLIDVDGNVLPCSYFPKSAGNIREKSFKDIWENSELFKDMRNFKAYKGRCGSCEYVNVCGGCRARAYAVTGDYMEEEPFCGYIPYKIRKAGSEK; encoded by the coding sequence ATGATAGACAAATTTGAGCCGAAATGGATTGCCTGGGAAATCACGAGGAGATGTAATCTCAGGTGCGTGCACTGCCGGTCTTCTTCCGAGATGGAGGCAAAAGGGCATCCCGATTTTTCAACAGAAGAGGCCTACAGGGTTATCGACGACATCGCGAGTTACGCCAAACCTGTTATGGTGCTTTCAGGCGGCGAGCCTTTATTGAGAAAAGATGTTTTTGATATAGCAAAGTACGGTACTTCAAAAGACCTCCGTATGTGTATGGCGACAAACGGCTCTCTTGTTACGGAGGAAGTATGCGAGGGCATGAAGGCATCCGGCATCAAGATGGTGTCGCTCAGCCTTGATGGTTCTACGGCAGAGGTACATGATAATTTCCGAAACCAGAACGGAGCATTTGCCGGAGTGATGAAGGCAACCGAACTGTTTAATAAGCACGGCATCAAGTTCCTTATTAACTCATCTTTCACAAAGCGCAATCAGCAGGAGATCCCGAAGGTCTTTAAACTCGCAAAGAAACTCGGGGCCACCGCATGGTATATGTTCATGATAGTGCCTACCGGAAGAGGAGAAGACATTATGAATGAGCTCATTTCAAAAGAAGACTATGAGGAATTGCTTGAATGGCATTATCAGATGGAAAAGAATGAGAAGGATATTCTTGTAAGGCCCACATGCGCCCCGCATTATTACAGGGTGGTACTTCAGAAACAAAAAGAAGAAGGCGAAAAAATGGAGCGCCGCACACTGAAGTTTTCAACAGGCGGCTCCAAAGGGTGTCTCGCGGGACAGCTTATCTGCCTTATCGACGTTGACGGCAATGTCCTGCCTTGCAGTTACTTCCCGAAATCAGCCGGGAACATAAGGGAGAAATCCTTCAAGGACATCTGGGAGAATTCCGAGCTGTTCAAGGACATGAGAAATTTTAAAGCCTATAAAGGCAGGTGCGGCTCCTGCGAATATGTCAATGTCTGCGGCGGCTGCCGCGCCCGCGCGTACGCTGTGACCGGAGATTATATGGAGGAGGAGCCTTTCTGCGGATACATCCCGTATAAGATAAGAAAAGCAGGAAGTGAGAAGTGA
- a CDS encoding four helix bundle protein, with protein MRSEKWEVKQENDLSKRLYNFALKIVLLVRTLPKEIAAHEIGRQLIRSGTSITANYEEAKGAFSKDDFTYKLNTAFKEARETNLWLRLLNDSKIMKDEQLNEVIKESEEIRNILGKGVKTAKHGNKN; from the coding sequence GTGAGAAGTGAGAAGTGGGAAGTGAAACAAGAAAACGACCTAAGCAAGCGACTGTATAATTTTGCTTTAAAGATCGTTTTATTGGTAAGGACGCTCCCAAAAGAAATTGCAGCCCACGAAATCGGAAGACAATTGATCAGGTCGGGAACTTCAATTACTGCAAATTATGAAGAAGCTAAAGGAGCGTTCAGTAAAGATGATTTTACTTACAAACTGAACACAGCTTTTAAAGAGGCAAGAGAAACGAACCTCTGGTTAAGACTTTTAAATGATTCAAAAATTATGAAAGATGAGCAACTAAATGAGGTAATTAAAGAATCTGAAGAGATAAGAAACATTTTAGGGAAAGGTGTAAAAACAGCAAAGCACGGAAATAAGAATTGA
- the hemE gene encoding uroporphyrinogen decarboxylase produces MNDTFLKACRGEKTDYTPIWIMRQAGRYLPDYQKVRGKVDFLTLCKTPELAAEVTIQPVDILKVDAAILFSDILIPVEAMGMNLEFHEKRGPVMSPAIRDENTVKKLSVPDPEDKMKFVMDTIRILRKELANKVPLIGFSGAPFTTATYMIEGGTSKNFLNTKRMIFQSPELYGSLMDKITATIIEYTKAQVKAGAQAIQLFDTWGGIFSPADFKEYALSYVIRIIDELRKWQEAEKLEQVPIIYFVGETAGLLKEIKTSGADVYGVDWRINLDDAIKQLGNDAVVQGNLDPIAMFLPQHKIEQRVKDVLQRASSARGHIFNLGHGVLPETSPDNVIALVEMVHRLSRQR; encoded by the coding sequence ATGAACGATACATTTCTTAAGGCATGCCGTGGAGAAAAAACAGACTACACCCCGATATGGATCATGCGCCAGGCAGGGAGATATTTACCTGATTACCAGAAGGTCAGAGGCAAAGTTGATTTCCTGACGCTCTGCAAGACACCTGAACTTGCGGCTGAGGTGACTATCCAGCCGGTGGATATTCTGAAGGTTGACGCCGCCATCCTTTTTTCAGATATCCTTATCCCAGTTGAGGCAATGGGGATGAATCTCGAGTTTCACGAAAAGAGAGGTCCCGTCATGAGCCCGGCCATCCGTGATGAAAATACCGTAAAAAAACTCTCGGTGCCCGACCCAGAGGATAAAATGAAATTCGTTATGGACACTATACGGATTCTTCGGAAAGAGCTTGCAAATAAAGTCCCGTTGATCGGTTTTTCAGGCGCGCCGTTTACAACTGCCACGTATATGATCGAGGGAGGCACTTCAAAGAATTTCCTTAACACAAAGAGAATGATCTTCCAGTCTCCCGAATTATACGGCTCGTTGATGGACAAGATAACCGCCACAATTATCGAATACACGAAGGCCCAGGTAAAAGCCGGAGCGCAGGCCATCCAGTTGTTTGATACATGGGGAGGCATTTTCTCTCCCGCTGATTTTAAAGAATACGCATTATCATATGTCATCAGGATAATCGATGAACTCAGGAAATGGCAGGAGGCTGAAAAGCTTGAGCAGGTCCCGATCATTTATTTTGTCGGGGAAACTGCCGGGCTGCTGAAAGAAATAAAGACCTCCGGCGCCGATGTTTACGGCGTTGACTGGAGAATCAATCTTGATGACGCGATAAAACAACTCGGCAACGATGCAGTGGTCCAGGGGAATCTCGACCCGATCGCGATGTTCCTGCCGCAGCACAAGATAGAACAGCGCGTGAAAGACGTCCTCCAGAGGGCATCCTCCGCTCGCGGGCATATCTTTAATCTCGGCCACGGGGTGCTGCCTGAAACCTCGCCGGATAATGTCATCGCGCTTGTTGAGATGGTCCACCGGCTAAGCAGACAGCGATAA